In Rickettsiella endosymbiont of Aleochara curtula, one genomic interval encodes:
- a CDS encoding DotH/IcmK family type IV secretion protein encodes MYFLTVQKTKLRAIFNFLVFILLVNISGLSIAAESSSKPDTTASGNSAETTADSKDSVSIQSLNKAAFGSMAQTMLPMSPEQIKRLRELFNQTQAAAATTPGTPPRPTISSQYVKLEPGATPTVIRLAEGYVTTLAFLDSTGQPWPVDNYDIGNPQAFNIQWDKKSNLLMIQATSLYNVGNLAIQLRGLETPVMVTLISGQKAVDYRIDLRIPGNGPNAKALLGRNLPQSADPALLNILEGVPPAGNTALKISGGLAQAWLVGDHIYLRTRLTLISPAWIATMSSPDGMKAYEMPKTPLILGFEDGQSIQLKVEGF; translated from the coding sequence ATGTATTTTTTAACTGTCCAAAAAACAAAGTTACGCGCTATTTTTAATTTTTTAGTGTTCATCCTATTGGTCAATATTTCGGGGCTGTCGATAGCTGCAGAAAGTTCAAGCAAACCGGACACCACTGCATCTGGCAATTCCGCCGAGACTACTGCCGATAGTAAAGATTCGGTTTCTATTCAATCATTGAATAAAGCCGCTTTTGGATCGATGGCACAAACCATGCTGCCGATGTCACCGGAGCAAATAAAACGTTTAAGAGAACTGTTCAATCAGACGCAAGCAGCCGCTGCTACTACGCCGGGTACGCCACCACGTCCCACTATTTCATCGCAATATGTGAAATTAGAACCTGGCGCTACACCAACGGTTATCCGTTTAGCCGAAGGTTACGTGACGACACTGGCATTTCTTGATTCCACCGGTCAACCCTGGCCGGTGGATAATTATGATATCGGTAATCCACAAGCGTTTAATATTCAATGGGATAAAAAAAGTAATTTATTGATGATACAAGCAACCTCCTTATATAACGTTGGAAATCTTGCTATACAGCTACGTGGTTTAGAAACACCGGTGATGGTGACACTAATTTCCGGTCAAAAAGCGGTAGATTATCGAATTGATTTACGAATTCCTGGTAATGGACCCAATGCAAAAGCACTCTTAGGTAGAAATTTACCGCAAAGTGCCGATCCGGCCTTATTAAATATTTTAGAAGGTGTCCCGCCAGCAGGAAATACTGCATTAAAAATTTCGGGCGGCCTCGCCCAAGCTTGGCTAGTAGGCGATCATATTTATTTGCGCACACGTTTAACCTTAATTTCACCCGCTTGGATTGCAACCATGTCGAGTCCAGATGGTATGAAGGCATATGAAATGCCTAAAACACCCCTAATCTTGGGTTTTG
- a CDS encoding type IVB secretion system apparatus protein IcmL/DotI, translating to MKEDALQVVKLRNEFYRDNYRKVVAALMFSFFVMLILAGALFYIVAHPPAPRYFASSSDGRIVPLVPFSQPNLSNAAVLEWSNTAATAAYSYNFVNYRQALQQAADYFTPEGKQMFFSAIKSSNNLQAVISKKLIVSAVATGVPVILEQGLLADRYTWKVQIPMLITFQSASQFSQQAVTVTMLIVRVSTLTSPRGIGIAQFIVSGGGGITG from the coding sequence ATGAAAGAAGATGCCTTACAAGTCGTTAAATTACGTAACGAATTTTATCGGGATAATTATAGAAAAGTTGTCGCCGCTTTGATGTTTAGTTTTTTCGTTATGCTAATTTTGGCCGGCGCCCTATTTTATATCGTCGCACACCCACCTGCACCCCGTTATTTTGCCAGCAGTAGTGATGGTCGTATTGTTCCCTTGGTGCCTTTTTCACAACCGAATTTAAGTAATGCCGCGGTATTAGAATGGTCTAATACCGCGGCTACAGCCGCTTATAGTTATAATTTTGTTAATTATCGACAAGCACTACAACAAGCCGCTGATTATTTTACGCCTGAAGGAAAACAAATGTTTTTTTCGGCGATTAAGAGTTCGAATAATTTACAGGCGGTGATCAGCAAAAAGTTAATTGTTTCGGCTGTAGCGACAGGTGTTCCGGTCATATTAGAGCAAGGTCTATTAGCGGATCGTTACACCTGGAAGGTGCAAATTCCGATGCTGATTACTTTCCAAAGTGCTAGTCAGTTTTCTCAGCAAGCAGTGACAGTGACGATGTTGATAGTTCGGGTCTCGACCTTAACATCGCCACGTGGTATCGGTATTGCACAATTTATTGTATCGGGAGGCGGGGGTATAACCGGTTAA
- a CDS encoding type IV secretion protein IcmL, whose translation MGNRIELLKSRKGFYRDNYNRVCNALLLTLFIILMLSALVIYLTIFTPTPDFYASSQDGKLIRLVSSDFPSIART comes from the coding sequence GTGGGGAACCGGATTGAGTTGCTTAAATCGCGTAAAGGGTTTTATCGGGATAATTACAACCGCGTCTGTAATGCGCTCTTGCTAACGTTATTTATTATTTTGATGCTGAGTGCATTGGTTATTTATCTGACTATTTTTACGCCTACGCCTGATTTTTATGCAAGCTCTCAAGACGGAAAATTAATCCGTTTAGTTTCATCTGATTTCCCTAGCATTGCGCGTACTTAA